One stretch of Flavobacterium sp. 9 DNA includes these proteins:
- a CDS encoding type III pantothenate kinase, which translates to MVLAIDVGNTRIKASVFEDNNVLESFVFDKNELEKNIEKILKKFPNCSDLIVASVGNIEKQSFLAFEKTLNIHFFTHEDLFPFTNKYATPKTLGIDRMILASGATLQFPEQNRLVIDAGTCITYDFIDENDNYLGGAISPGLRLRYEALHNFTARLPLLTLEAPESYIGDTTAQAIHSGVVNGFVYEIDGFIDEYRANFSNFIIILTGGDAEFLAKRLKNTIFANSNFLLESLNQTFQYKIDND; encoded by the coding sequence ATGGTTTTAGCAATCGATGTAGGTAATACAAGAATTAAAGCTTCTGTCTTTGAGGATAATAATGTTTTGGAAAGTTTTGTTTTTGATAAAAATGAGCTCGAAAAAAATATTGAAAAAATTTTAAAAAAATTTCCAAATTGCTCTGATTTGATCGTCGCTTCGGTTGGAAATATCGAAAAACAATCTTTTTTAGCTTTCGAAAAAACACTAAATATTCATTTTTTTACACACGAAGATCTTTTTCCTTTCACAAATAAGTACGCTACTCCAAAAACTTTAGGAATTGACAGAATGATTTTAGCTTCCGGAGCAACTTTACAGTTTCCGGAACAAAATAGATTAGTAATTGATGCAGGAACTTGTATTACCTATGATTTCATCGACGAAAATGACAATTATTTGGGCGGAGCAATTTCTCCGGGCCTACGTTTAAGGTATGAAGCACTCCACAATTTCACAGCCAGATTGCCGTTACTGACTTTAGAGGCACCTGAATCCTATATAGGAGACACGACTGCACAAGCCATTCATTCGGGAGTTGTCAATGGCTTCGTCTATGAGATTGATGGTTTTATCGATGAATATCGAGCAAACTTTTCAAATTTTATAATAATTTTAACGGGAGGTGATGCAGAATTTTTGGCTAAACGATTAAAAAATACCATATTTGCCAATTCAAATTTCTTACTGGAGAGTTTGAACCAAACATTTCAATATAAAATCGACAATGATTAA
- the lptC gene encoding LPS export ABC transporter periplasmic protein LptC, which translates to MNLPKRYIINTVTVLAVTLFFGCESNFKDVQKINFSEFVPGSDADTVNIKYTDSGRITGVLISRKMLDYSNLDFPFTEFPLGLDVTLYDKKQKRTFIRSNYAVSYKTTGIIDLQGKVKITSETGQMLETEQLYFDQKNEWFYTERKFKLTDAKGVSYGQGIDFSKDFKVINSQRVSGEIESSEE; encoded by the coding sequence ATGAATTTACCAAAGAGATATATTATAAATACTGTCACAGTTCTCGCTGTGACACTGTTTTTTGGATGCGAAAGTAACTTTAAGGATGTTCAGAAAATTAACTTCTCTGAATTCGTTCCGGGCAGTGATGCTGATACGGTTAATATTAAATACACGGATTCAGGTCGTATAACAGGGGTTTTGATAAGCAGGAAGATGTTGGATTATTCTAATCTGGATTTTCCATTTACAGAATTTCCTTTAGGTTTGGATGTTACTCTATACGACAAAAAACAAAAACGTACCTTTATACGATCAAATTATGCAGTTTCATATAAAACTACTGGTATAATAGATTTGCAGGGAAAAGTAAAAATCACATCAGAAACTGGTCAGATGCTGGAAACAGAACAACTGTATTTTGATCAGAAAAACGAATGGTTTTATACCGAAAGAAAATTCAAGCTTACAGACGCTAAAGGAGTTTCATACGGACAAGGAATAGATTTTAGTAAAGATTTTAAAGTGATTAATTCGCAACGAGTAAGTGGCGAAATTGAATCATCAGAAGAATAA
- a CDS encoding hemolysin family protein, whose amino-acid sequence MEISIIILCLILSAFFSGMEIAFISSNKIYLEIEKKQDNFLSQILTKLTENPSKFIAAMLIGNNVALVVYGFFMGDLILRCIISLGFHFSDFSSLLIQTITSTFIVLITAEFLPKVFFQIYANTLIKAFALPAYLFYRLFYYISTFFIWISDFVLRKFFKTEGDQTQLYFSKIELGNYITEQMNSVEDDEEVDSEIQIFQNALEFSGVKARDIMTPRTEIVDVDLFDSITDLKELFIETGYSKIVVSQNSLDDIVGYVHSFDLFKKPKTIKSVLMTVEFVPETILIKDALDLLIKKRKNVAVVLDEYGGTSGIITIEDIVEELFGEIEDEHDSEEEELIEEELGEGKYLFSTRLDVEYLNETYKLMIPEEDSYGTLGGFIVNHTKEIPQKGDEIVIDNFYFVIEEATNKKIELVKMTIKD is encoded by the coding sequence ATGGAAATTAGTATTATAATACTATGTTTAATACTATCAGCCTTTTTCTCAGGAATGGAAATAGCTTTTATTTCCTCGAATAAGATTTATCTTGAAATTGAAAAAAAACAAGATAATTTTCTTTCTCAGATTCTAACAAAACTTACCGAAAACCCTTCAAAGTTTATCGCTGCAATGTTAATTGGTAACAACGTGGCTTTAGTTGTTTACGGGTTCTTTATGGGAGATTTAATTCTAAGATGCATCATAAGTTTAGGATTTCATTTTTCTGATTTTAGCAGTTTGCTGATTCAAACAATAACTTCGACTTTTATAGTTTTAATAACGGCAGAATTTCTTCCGAAAGTGTTTTTTCAGATTTATGCCAATACGTTGATTAAAGCTTTTGCGCTTCCTGCGTATTTGTTTTATCGATTGTTCTATTATATTTCAACTTTCTTTATTTGGATATCAGATTTTGTCTTGAGGAAATTCTTTAAAACAGAAGGAGATCAGACGCAGCTTTATTTTAGTAAAATAGAACTCGGAAATTACATTACGGAACAAATGAATTCTGTTGAAGACGATGAAGAAGTAGATTCTGAGATTCAGATTTTTCAAAATGCCTTAGAATTTTCCGGTGTAAAAGCGCGCGATATTATGACGCCGCGTACAGAAATTGTAGATGTAGATTTATTTGACAGCATAACAGATCTTAAGGAATTATTTATTGAGACCGGATATTCTAAAATTGTAGTCAGTCAAAACTCTCTGGATGATATTGTGGGTTATGTGCATTCTTTTGACTTGTTTAAGAAGCCAAAAACGATCAAATCAGTTTTGATGACGGTTGAGTTTGTTCCGGAAACAATTTTGATAAAAGACGCTTTGGATTTGCTGATTAAAAAGCGAAAAAATGTCGCAGTAGTTTTAGATGAATACGGAGGAACTTCGGGAATTATTACAATCGAAGATATTGTAGAGGAACTTTTTGGAGAAATCGAAGACGAACATGATTCAGAAGAAGAAGAACTGATCGAAGAAGAGTTAGGTGAAGGGAAATATTTGTTTTCGACACGTTTGGATGTGGAGTATTTAAATGAAACTTACAAGTTAATGATTCCAGAAGAAGATTCTTACGGGACTTTAGGTGGTTTTATTGTGAATCATACCAAAGAAATCCCTCAAAAGGGCGATGAAATCGTGATTGACAACTTTTATTTTGTGATTGAAGAGGCGACAAATAAGAAAATTGAATTAGTCAAAATGACAATAAAAGACTGA
- a CDS encoding peptidylprolyl isomerase, with protein sequence MAVLAKIRQRSALLIGVIALALFAFIIQDLFTRGSFGQSSKDVGSIDGKDISFEDFRVKVSNVEKSGQGITSTEAANRVWDQEVSIALLSAQFDKLGLRVGEKHLLEVLKADPNIGKNPMFLNAAGLFDVAKFKEYFKTNPEAAQYLSQKEDDAELNAKYQIYNTLVKAGLYTTVSEGKLKYEMEANKVNFAYAAALYSSIKDSDVKISDDEIVAYMKKNEKKFKADETREIQYVLVEDKASKEDEAEIKAKITALLNGRVEYNTKTGKNDTLPGFKSATNIAEFVNSNSDVPYDSTYVPKNALPAIDADKLFSLPAGAIYGPYVYGKYYAISKSLGFKAGVNAKASHILIAYEGSQTPNAKEKRTKEEAKAKAEEILAQVQANPDSFMMLAFTSSDDSSAQQGGDLGYFGPNQMVKPFNDFVFNNGIGKIGLVETPFGFHIIKITDKQDGIRLATIAQKIEPSEATSDKVFTLATKFEMDAANKDFNATAKELGLKVAAPVTAKALDEQFGPLGNQRNIIRWAYDKETSKGDVKRFEIANIGHVIAQYKSENKSGLVSVTLARPYVEPILKNKKKAEMLKAKMTGSSLEAIAKSAGVAVQQAADVTMDNPVLPGGVGQEPRVVGNAFALAANKISAPIEGNTGVYVVKNISTVKAPAAANHAEYVAKVKAQSASDASRILPALKANAKIEDNRLQFNY encoded by the coding sequence ATGGCAGTTTTAGCAAAAATTAGACAGCGTTCCGCTTTATTGATAGGAGTTATTGCACTTGCATTATTTGCATTTATAATACAAGATCTTTTCACTAGAGGAAGTTTCGGTCAAAGTTCAAAAGATGTAGGAAGCATCGATGGAAAAGATATTTCATTTGAAGACTTTAGAGTTAAAGTTAGTAATGTTGAAAAAAGTGGTCAAGGAATTACTTCCACTGAAGCTGCAAACAGAGTTTGGGATCAAGAAGTTTCAATCGCATTGTTATCTGCTCAGTTTGATAAATTGGGATTAAGAGTTGGTGAAAAACACTTACTTGAAGTTTTAAAAGCAGATCCAAATATTGGTAAAAACCCAATGTTCTTAAATGCAGCTGGATTATTTGATGTAGCTAAATTTAAAGAGTACTTCAAAACAAATCCTGAAGCAGCTCAATATCTTTCTCAAAAAGAGGATGATGCTGAATTGAACGCAAAATATCAAATCTACAATACACTTGTAAAAGCTGGACTTTATACAACTGTTAGCGAAGGAAAGTTGAAATATGAAATGGAAGCTAACAAAGTAAACTTTGCTTATGCTGCTGCATTATATTCTTCTATTAAAGATAGCGATGTTAAAATTTCTGATGATGAAATTGTTGCTTATATGAAGAAAAACGAGAAAAAATTCAAAGCTGATGAAACTCGTGAAATTCAATACGTTTTAGTAGAAGACAAAGCTTCAAAAGAAGACGAAGCTGAAATTAAAGCTAAAATCACTGCATTATTAAACGGTAGAGTTGAGTACAATACAAAAACTGGTAAAAACGATACATTACCTGGTTTTAAAAGCGCAACAAACATTGCTGAATTCGTAAACTCAAATTCTGACGTTCCTTACGATTCTACATATGTTCCTAAAAATGCTTTACCAGCAATCGATGCTGATAAATTATTTAGTTTACCTGCAGGAGCAATTTACGGTCCTTATGTATACGGAAAATATTATGCTATCTCTAAATCTTTAGGATTTAAAGCTGGTGTTAACGCAAAAGCAAGTCATATCTTAATTGCTTATGAAGGATCTCAAACTCCAAATGCTAAAGAAAAAAGAACTAAAGAAGAAGCTAAAGCTAAAGCTGAAGAAATTTTAGCACAAGTTCAGGCTAATCCGGATAGTTTCATGATGTTGGCATTTACAAGTTCTGATGACTCATCTGCACAACAAGGTGGAGATTTAGGATATTTTGGTCCAAATCAAATGGTAAAACCATTCAATGATTTTGTATTCAATAACGGAATTGGAAAAATTGGTTTAGTTGAAACTCCTTTCGGATTTCACATTATCAAAATTACAGATAAACAAGACGGAATTCGTTTAGCTACAATTGCTCAAAAAATTGAGCCATCTGAAGCTACTTCTGATAAAGTATTTACATTGGCAACTAAATTTGAAATGGACGCTGCTAATAAAGATTTCAATGCTACTGCAAAAGAATTAGGTTTAAAAGTAGCTGCTCCGGTAACTGCAAAAGCTTTAGATGAGCAATTTGGTCCTTTAGGAAACCAACGTAACATCATCAGATGGGCATATGACAAAGAAACAAGCAAAGGAGATGTAAAACGTTTTGAAATTGCTAATATTGGGCACGTAATTGCACAATACAAAAGCGAAAACAAATCTGGTTTAGTATCTGTTACTTTAGCTAGACCTTATGTTGAGCCAATCTTGAAAAACAAGAAAAAAGCTGAAATGTTAAAAGCTAAAATGACAGGATCTAGCCTTGAAGCTATTGCTAAAAGCGCTGGTGTAGCTGTTCAACAAGCTGCTGACGTAACTATGGATAACCCGGTATTACCTGGTGGAGTTGGACAAGAGCCAAGAGTTGTAGGTAATGCATTTGCTTTAGCTGCAAACAAAATCTCTGCTCCAATTGAAGGAAACACTGGAGTTTATGTAGTGAAAAACATTAGTACTGTTAAAGCTCCTGCTGCTGCTAATCACGCAGAATATGTAGCTAAAGTTAAAGCTCAAAGCGCATCTGATGCAAGCAGAATTTTGCCAGCATTGAAAGCTAACGCTAAAATTGAAGATAACAGATTGCAATTTAACTACTAG
- a CDS encoding GYDIA family GHMP kinase — protein sequence MKTTFYSNGKLLITGEYLVLDGAKAFALPTKFGQNLIVENGSNKEIEWQSYDFDENLWFQNTILFSEIIANIPVQIETVKSTLVNILHEAYLLNPDFINNAEGYKISTQLTFPKNWGLGTSSTLLNNIAQWTNIDAFTLLKNSFGGSGYDIACAQNNTPIIYRLDQQNLPTVEAINFSPDFTKNIYFVYLNKKQNSKAAINAYYNNKNQNLAHNIIDNDKITEAVLKAENLKEFAFALEKHEIHLSNILELETIKEIAFPDFSGVVKSLGAWGGDFVMVVSKENPTEYFTSKGYETILTYDEMILQN from the coding sequence ATGAAAACAACCTTTTACAGTAACGGAAAACTCCTTATTACAGGTGAATATTTAGTTTTAGATGGCGCCAAAGCTTTTGCGTTACCCACAAAATTTGGACAGAATTTAATTGTAGAAAATGGTTCAAATAAAGAAATTGAATGGCAAAGCTATGATTTTGATGAAAATCTTTGGTTTCAAAACACTATTTTATTCTCTGAAATTATAGCCAATATTCCGGTTCAAATCGAAACAGTTAAAAGTACTTTAGTAAACATTTTGCACGAAGCATATCTTTTAAATCCTGATTTTATTAATAATGCAGAAGGTTATAAAATAAGCACACAACTTACATTTCCAAAAAACTGGGGATTAGGCACATCGTCAACCTTATTGAATAACATTGCTCAATGGACTAATATTGATGCATTTACGCTTCTTAAAAATAGTTTTGGCGGAAGTGGTTACGATATTGCCTGCGCTCAAAATAATACACCAATTATATATCGTCTGGATCAGCAAAATTTACCAACTGTAGAAGCAATTAATTTTAGTCCAGATTTTACTAAAAATATTTACTTCGTTTACCTCAATAAAAAACAAAATAGTAAAGCTGCAATAAACGCTTATTACAACAACAAGAATCAAAATCTGGCTCACAACATAATCGACAACGATAAAATAACGGAAGCTGTTTTAAAAGCAGAAAACTTGAAAGAATTTGCCTTTGCTTTAGAAAAACACGAAATTCATTTAAGCAATATACTAGAACTGGAAACTATTAAAGAAATTGCTTTTCCTGATTTTTCCGGAGTAGTAAAAAGTCTTGGTGCTTGGGGCGGGGATTTTGTAATGGTTGTTTCAAAAGAAAATCCAACGGAATATTTCACCTCAAAAGGATACGAAACAATCCTGACTTATGACGAAATGATTCTACAAAATTAA
- a CDS encoding hydroxymethylglutaryl-CoA reductase, degradative: protein MNNAVAGFSKLSKKEKINWIANTYFTEPQEALNIIRNYWNSDEKLQQLHDEFIENTITNLYIPLGVAPNFLINNKYKTITMAIEESSVVAAASKAAKYWATRGGFKATVIDTEKIGQVHFTFRGDAQKLQSFFDQIKPKFFSETQSITKNMQQRGGGILDIKLKDKRSLLENYFQLHATFETKDSMGANFINSCLEQFATTLKEEFQNSDLFSNNETLEVIMSILSNYVPNCLVRAEVSCPIEDLTEKHIPNPQEFAERFVQAVQIAEVEPFRAVTHNKGIMNGVDAVILATGNDFRAVEAGVHAYASKNGQYSSLSHAKIENGIFTFWLEIPLAIGTVGGLTSLHPLVKLSLEILEKPSARELMEIVAVAGLAQNFAALRSLTTTGIQEGHMKMHLNNIINQFEATDEERHLIKTHFKKNAVSHSAVVEFIENIRK, encoded by the coding sequence ATGAACAACGCAGTTGCCGGATTTTCTAAATTATCCAAAAAAGAAAAAATAAACTGGATCGCCAATACCTACTTCACAGAGCCCCAAGAAGCCTTAAATATTATAAGAAATTACTGGAATTCAGACGAAAAGCTGCAACAATTGCATGACGAATTCATCGAAAACACAATAACCAACCTATACATTCCGTTAGGAGTCGCTCCAAATTTTTTAATAAACAATAAATACAAAACAATCACAATGGCAATTGAGGAAAGTTCTGTAGTTGCAGCTGCCTCAAAAGCAGCCAAATATTGGGCAACCCGCGGAGGTTTTAAAGCCACAGTAATTGATACCGAAAAAATTGGACAAGTACATTTTACTTTCCGTGGAGATGCACAAAAACTACAATCCTTTTTCGATCAAATCAAACCAAAATTCTTTTCTGAAACCCAAAGCATTACTAAAAACATGCAACAACGTGGTGGCGGAATTTTAGATATAAAATTAAAAGACAAAAGAAGTTTACTTGAAAACTACTTTCAGCTTCACGCTACTTTTGAGACAAAAGATAGTATGGGTGCAAATTTTATAAATTCTTGTTTAGAGCAATTTGCTACTACATTAAAAGAAGAATTTCAAAATTCAGATTTATTTTCGAATAATGAAACGCTTGAAGTAATTATGAGCATTTTGTCTAATTATGTTCCAAATTGTCTTGTCAGAGCCGAAGTTTCTTGCCCGATTGAAGATTTAACAGAAAAACATATTCCTAATCCGCAAGAATTTGCCGAGCGTTTTGTTCAGGCAGTTCAAATTGCCGAAGTTGAGCCATTCAGAGCCGTTACGCACAACAAAGGAATCATGAACGGTGTCGATGCCGTAATTCTCGCAACCGGAAATGATTTTAGAGCTGTAGAAGCTGGAGTTCATGCATACGCTTCAAAAAACGGTCAATATTCAAGTTTATCACACGCTAAAATTGAGAACGGAATCTTCACTTTTTGGTTAGAAATTCCATTAGCAATCGGAACCGTTGGCGGATTAACATCTTTGCATCCGTTAGTAAAATTAAGCTTAGAAATACTCGAAAAACCATCTGCCAGAGAATTAATGGAGATTGTTGCAGTTGCAGGTCTGGCACAAAATTTTGCTGCTTTGCGCTCATTAACAACAACAGGAATCCAGGAAGGCCACATGAAAATGCATTTAAACAACATCATCAACCAATTTGAAGCAACAGACGAAGAACGCCATTTAATTAAAACTCATTTTAAGAAAAATGCCGTTTCACACAGTGCTGTTGTAGAATTTATTGAAAATATAAGAAAATAA